In the genome of Rhodamnia argentea isolate NSW1041297 chromosome 3, ASM2092103v1, whole genome shotgun sequence, one region contains:
- the LOC115754967 gene encoding GDSL esterase/lipase At5g45670: MEGEMSNRGWVLRFMGVLLLAMLIGDGASADPQVPCYFIFGDSLVDNGNNNQLNSLARANYLPYGIDFADGPTGRFSNGKTTVDVIAELLGFDDYIPPYVTASGDAILKGVNYASAAAGIRAETGQQLGGRISFGGQVQNYQNTVSQVVNILGDEDTAANYLSKCIYSVGMGSNDYLNNYFMPQYYSSSSQFTPDQYADQLIQQYSQQLRSLYNYGARKVVLIGVGQIGCSPNALAQNSADGTTCVERINVACQLFNNKLKSLVDQLNSNLADGRFIYVDAYGIFQDLINRPASFGFSVTNAGCCGVGRNNGQITCLPLQTPCQNRNGYLFWDAFHPSEAANIVVGRRSYSAEASTDAYPIDIRRLAQL; the protein is encoded by the exons ATGGAGGGTGAGATGAGCAACAGAGGGTGGGTTTTGCGGTTCATGGGCGTGTTGCTGCTGGCGATGTTGATCGGCGACGGAGCAAGCGCCGACCCGCAAGTGCCGTGCTACTTCATATTCGGGGACTCGCTGGTGGACAACGGGAACAACAACCAGCTCAACTCCTTGGCCAGAGCCAACTACTTGCCGTACGGCATCGACTTCGCCGATGGTCCCACAGGGAGGTTCTCTAACGGCAAGACCACCGTCGATGTGATCG CTGAGCTTCTGGGATTTGACGATTATATTCCACCGTATGTGACCGCGAGCGGGGATGCGATTCTTAAAGGAGTGAATTATGCATCTGCTGCTGCAGGGATCAGGGCAGAAACCGGACAGCAACTG GGAGGGAGGATAAGCTTCGGAGGGCAGGTGCAAAACTACCAGAACACGGTGTCGCAGGTGGTGAACATATTGGGCGATGAGGACACGGCGGCGAATTACCTGAGCAAGTGCATATACTCGGTCGGCATGGGAAGCAATGACTACCTCAACAACTACTTCATGCCTCAGTACTACTCCTCGAGCAGCCAGTTCACCCCCGACCAGTACGCCGACCAGCTCATTCAGCAGTACTCTCAGCAACTAAGG TCATTGTACAACTATGGAGCAAGGAAGGTGGTGTTGATCGGGGTTGGTCAGATAGGTTGTAGTCCTAACGCGTTGGCTCAGAACAGTGCTGATGGCACCACATGCGTGGAAAGGATCAACGTCGCATGCCAATTATTCAACAACAAGCTCAAGTCGCTCGTCGATCAGCTCAACAGCAATTTAGCCGATGGTAGATTCATTTACGTCGACGCTTACGGAATATTCCAAGATCTCATCAATCGACCTGCAAGTTTCG GTTTTAGCGTCACGAATGCCGGGTGTTGCGGTGTTGGGAGGAACAACGGCCAAATCACGTGCCTTCCCCTTCAGACCCCGTGCCAAAACCGAAACGGGTATCTGTTCTGGGACGCGTTCCACCCTTCAGAGGCCGCCAACATAGTTGTCGGAAGGAGATCATACAGCGCCGAGGCCTCGACCGACGCTTACCCCATCGACATTCGCCGCCTCGCCCAGCTCTGA